In one window of Gossypium hirsutum isolate 1008001.06 chromosome A01, Gossypium_hirsutum_v2.1, whole genome shotgun sequence DNA:
- the LOC107918130 gene encoding uncharacterized protein, whose amino-acid sequence MASKLLLIAVFVLDLIAFGLAVAAEQRRSTAKIVQDSEVNYNYCVYDSDISTGYGVGAFLFLMVSQALIMAASKCFCCGKGLNPSGSRAWAVILFIVCWLFFLIAEICLLAGSVRNAYHTKYRTIFSEQPPSCETVRKGVFGAGAAFIFLNAIVNKFYYICYSSARDKSFQAYGGETGVGMGTYK is encoded by the exons ATGGCTTCAAAGCTTCTTTTGATTGCTgtctttgttcttgatctcatTGCTTTTGGTTTAGCTGTGGCAGCTGAGCAAAGAAGAAGCACT GCCAAGATTGTCCAAGACAGTGAAGTTAATTATAACTATTGTGTCTATGACTCAGACATATCAACAGGCTATGGTGTTGGTGCATTTTTGTTCCTTATGGTTAGCCAAGCCCTTATAATGGCTGCAAGCAAATGCTTCTGCTGTGGAAAGGGTTTAAACCCCAGTGGTTCAAGGGCCTGGGCAGTCATCCTTTTCATAGTCTGCTG GTTGTTTTTCCTGATTGCTGAGATATGCTTGCTGGCTGGATCGGTGAGAAACGCCTACCATACCAAATACCGAACCATTTTCAGCGAGCAGCCTCCCTCTTGTGAAACTGTGAGGAAAGGTGTGTTTGGTGCAGGGGCAGCTTTCATTTTCTTAaatgccattgtcaacaagttcTATTATATTTGCTATTCAAGTGCTAGGGACAAAAGCTTCCAAGCTTACGGTGGAGAGACCGGTGTCGGTATGGGCACATACAAATAA